Proteins encoded together in one Vibrio lentus window:
- the tssI gene encoding type VI secretion system tip protein VgrG, which yields MVNDVEFKFELQGSEHDFRVESFQVIEELSKPFQISLSLLSLDPDISFDALIRKPGSLTLYGQGVSAARCFHGVVNEVRYLGSGRRFSRYQLTLVPQAWFLSQRQDCRIFQQKSASAIISEVLDDASVTDYRLELSGVYPSKEYVLQYRETDLEFVQRILAEHGMWYYFEHTEANHTMVIVDSNDAIAELLSSPLNGSYLGPIVYHADGGGVADREHISDLELVNRVKTGHVTYTDYNYEFPKIPQEMSSSGELDLDLKLFDFPGRYVDPMMGQVRSNEWMSEYVVDNQQVEATSNVMRLASGYSFSISEHPRSAINRDYLMLSVMHSGHDPQVHEDETNGLPTTYHNQFACIPRNVEFRAPKLEAPLVEGTQTAVVVGPAGEEIYTDKLGRIKVQFHWDRYGESDEHSSCWIRVSQSMAAPTWGAVYLPRIGHEVVVTFLEGDPDRPLVTGAVYNGLHYPPYSLPENKTRTTFRTQTHKGTGYNELSFEDEANQEEVYIHAQKDMSTKVLNNRYRDIGQDEFLKVARHQTNDVHGDHKETIDGHKTTQVNSTFTETVEQDVSVTYNANETQYVKNNSDLEIGDNQITKIGKNDDLDVGENSNLTVGASKSSDIGADDNQTVGGNLTVSVKGNTSYKADGATQVISGDKIVLKTGGSSLVMNSDGSIKLSGSSITIEGSDKVVIKGGNVAIN from the coding sequence ATGGTGAATGACGTAGAATTTAAGTTTGAACTGCAAGGCTCTGAGCATGATTTTCGTGTGGAGAGCTTTCAGGTAATCGAAGAGCTTTCAAAGCCTTTTCAAATCAGCCTATCATTACTTTCACTTGATCCTGATATCTCATTTGATGCACTCATCCGTAAACCAGGTAGTTTGACTCTATATGGCCAAGGTGTCAGTGCGGCGAGATGCTTTCACGGCGTAGTTAATGAAGTTCGTTACCTTGGATCGGGTAGGAGATTCTCCCGTTACCAACTGACTCTTGTTCCGCAAGCTTGGTTTTTGAGCCAAAGACAAGACTGCCGAATTTTTCAACAAAAATCAGCGTCGGCGATCATCTCTGAAGTTTTAGATGATGCGTCAGTAACTGATTATCGATTAGAGTTGTCAGGCGTATATCCTTCAAAAGAATACGTGCTCCAATATCGAGAGACAGACCTAGAGTTTGTTCAACGAATTTTGGCAGAGCATGGTATGTGGTACTACTTTGAGCATACAGAAGCTAACCACACAATGGTTATTGTCGACAGTAATGATGCAATAGCTGAGTTATTGAGCTCACCACTAAACGGGTCTTATTTGGGTCCTATTGTTTATCATGCTGATGGTGGTGGTGTTGCAGATCGCGAGCATATCTCTGATCTTGAACTTGTGAATCGAGTGAAAACCGGCCACGTTACTTACACTGACTATAACTACGAGTTTCCGAAAATCCCTCAGGAAATGAGCAGTTCCGGCGAACTCGATTTAGACCTGAAATTGTTCGATTTCCCAGGGCGTTACGTTGATCCAATGATGGGTCAAGTAAGATCAAATGAATGGATGTCTGAATATGTTGTTGATAATCAGCAAGTGGAGGCGACCAGTAATGTCATGAGGCTGGCGTCTGGATACAGTTTTAGTATCAGTGAGCATCCACGTTCAGCAATCAACCGTGATTATCTCATGTTATCGGTAATGCATAGTGGCCATGACCCTCAGGTTCATGAAGATGAAACTAATGGTCTGCCAACTACATATCACAATCAGTTTGCGTGCATTCCTAGGAATGTTGAGTTTAGAGCTCCAAAACTTGAGGCTCCTTTGGTTGAAGGTACACAAACAGCGGTCGTTGTGGGGCCTGCAGGCGAAGAAATCTATACTGATAAGCTTGGGCGAATCAAAGTTCAGTTCCATTGGGACCGTTATGGCGAGAGCGATGAGCATTCCAGTTGTTGGATTCGAGTTAGCCAATCAATGGCAGCACCGACTTGGGGGGCGGTATACCTACCTCGCATCGGTCATGAGGTGGTTGTTACCTTCCTAGAGGGAGACCCTGATAGGCCTTTAGTTACTGGTGCAGTTTATAACGGACTTCATTATCCTCCTTATTCGTTACCAGAGAACAAAACGCGTACAACTTTCAGAACTCAAACGCATAAAGGGACAGGCTATAACGAGTTGAGCTTTGAAGACGAAGCTAACCAAGAAGAAGTCTACATTCATGCGCAAAAGGACATGTCGACCAAGGTCTTGAATAACCGTTACCGCGACATAGGCCAGGATGAGTTTTTAAAGGTTGCACGCCATCAGACAAATGATGTTCACGGTGATCACAAAGAGACCATTGACGGACACAAGACCACCCAAGTTAACAGCACGTTTACTGAAACTGTCGAACAAGATGTATCCGTTACTTACAACGCTAATGAAACTCAATATGTTAAGAACAACTCTGACTTAGAAATTGGAGACAATCAAATTACCAAGATTGGTAAGAATGATGATTTGGATGTTGGTGAAAACAGCAATTTAACGGTAGGTGCATCAAAAAGTTCTGATATAGGAGCCGATGATAACCAGACGGTTGGTGGCAACTTAACGGTCTCTGTTAAAGGAAACACTTCATACAAAGCCGATGGTGCGACGCAGGTCATAAGCGGCGACAAGATAGTACTCAAAACAGGTGGTTCGTCATTAGTGATGAATAGTGACGGGTCTATCAAGTTGTCAGGTTCCTCAATAACCATCGAAGGAAGCGATAAAGTTGTAATCAAAGGTGGAAACGTGGCGATCAATTAA
- a CDS encoding Hcp family type VI secretion system effector encodes MPTPAYMSINGETQGHITKDTYSADSVGNTWQEAHVDEFLVQELDHVLTVPRDPQSGQPTGQRVHRPVVVTKVQDRCSPLLFNALVSGEKLPECVIRFYRTSVQGKQEHYYSIKLIDALLVDIQTRMNHCQDAATSDRVTEEVLKLTYRAIEVTHENCGTAGNDDWRAPREA; translated from the coding sequence ATGCCAACTCCAGCATATATGTCTATCAATGGTGAAACTCAAGGTCACATTACTAAAGATACTTACTCTGCAGATTCTGTAGGTAACACTTGGCAAGAAGCTCACGTTGATGAGTTCCTAGTTCAAGAACTTGATCACGTACTAACAGTTCCACGTGACCCACAAAGTGGCCAACCAACAGGTCAACGTGTTCACCGCCCTGTAGTAGTAACTAAAGTACAAGACCGTTGTTCACCTCTGTTATTCAACGCATTAGTGTCTGGCGAAAAGCTTCCTGAGTGTGTAATCCGTTTTTACCGTACTTCTGTACAAGGTAAGCAAGAGCACTACTACTCAATCAAGTTAATTGATGCACTACTTGTAGATATTCAAACTCGTATGAATCACTGTCAAGACGCTGCAACTTCAGATCGTGTAACTGAAGAAGTACTTAAGCTGACTTACCGTGCAATCGAAGTAACTCACGAAAACTGTGGTACTGCTGGTAACGATGACTGGCGTGCTCCACGCGAAGCTTAA
- the tssH gene encoding type VI secretion system ATPase TssH: MININLSSLIQRLHPIVKVALEDAAALAVSEKANEVQIEHYLLSLLERPNSDFDILLSHFDCSETILRQSIRSTLDTNTTGNGSKPVFSSLLIEWLQESWLVSSLDLSETQIRSGALLLTLVSNPLRYGQHGYASILDGVNPDTLKRNFSELTTNSLESLATTSEKTDAREDGSALSKFTTDFTGKARKGEIDPVFCRDQEIRQIIDILARRRKNNPIAVGEPGVGKTAVVEGLALKITEGDVPDCLKGVELYGLDMGLLQAGASVKGEFEKRLNAVLDEVKNSPTPIILFIDEAHTLVGGGNQAGGSDAANLLKPALARGEVKTIAATTWSEYKKYFEKDPALARRFQLVKLDEPSATQAALIIRGLRPAYEKSHNVYVRDDAITAAANLADRYITGRQLPDKAIDVLDTACARVNISLNATPAPVETLHQEIAAANRELEALERDQLQQTGDKHSAALIPELKEKIEKATEEQATLQVQWKKEQSLIQEIIELRSHLYSLTTPSTEEDSAPKADNTVQDDEALTSDKPNCHEYSEEQTREAIQSCNERLDNVRGTNPLVHYEVGPDEISHVISDWTGIPMGKMLQDESQATLNLKQNLIQNIKGQEFAIDALAEGIQTAKAGLGNPDAPTGVFLLVGPSGVGKTETARAIADQMFGGERFMTTINMSEFQEKHTVSRLIGSPPGYVGFGEGGMLTEAVRQRPYSVVLLDEVEKADPEVLNLFYQVFDKGTLNDGEGRTIDFKNTLIIMTSNLATHEIESLVHQAKDIDANIVAEAIRPTLNQHFKPALLARMSVLPFLPLSDTAMTDIIHHKLKKVSERLQSHHKLALCYGDNLVEFVLGNCRLAETGARNIDAVINRQLLPQLSTQLLVNDKDDSHTQIEVSVDEQGTLTYAFS, from the coding sequence ATGATAAATATAAATCTTTCCTCTTTAATACAACGTCTGCACCCTATTGTAAAAGTCGCTTTAGAGGATGCCGCTGCATTAGCCGTATCGGAAAAAGCCAATGAAGTGCAAATTGAACACTATCTATTAAGCTTATTAGAAAGGCCAAATAGTGATTTTGATATCTTATTAAGTCATTTCGATTGCTCAGAGACCATTTTAAGGCAATCCATTCGTTCGACTTTAGATACCAACACAACAGGCAACGGCAGCAAGCCCGTTTTTTCTTCGCTTTTAATCGAATGGCTTCAAGAAAGTTGGTTGGTCTCATCTTTAGATCTATCCGAAACTCAGATTCGCTCTGGCGCCCTACTTCTTACACTCGTGAGTAACCCACTACGCTATGGTCAGCACGGCTACGCTTCAATCTTAGACGGTGTAAACCCAGATACCTTAAAGCGTAACTTTTCTGAACTCACAACAAACTCTCTAGAATCTTTAGCAACAACATCAGAAAAAACCGACGCACGTGAAGATGGTTCGGCATTAAGTAAATTCACCACCGACTTTACCGGCAAAGCAAGAAAGGGCGAGATCGACCCAGTATTCTGCCGTGATCAAGAAATCAGACAAATAATCGACATATTGGCGCGACGCAGAAAAAATAACCCAATCGCCGTAGGTGAGCCGGGAGTTGGTAAAACAGCGGTGGTAGAGGGTCTTGCATTAAAAATTACCGAAGGAGATGTGCCAGACTGCCTCAAAGGTGTAGAACTATACGGCCTAGACATGGGCTTACTTCAAGCGGGGGCAAGTGTTAAGGGAGAGTTTGAAAAACGCCTTAACGCAGTACTAGATGAAGTGAAGAATTCACCGACTCCAATCATTTTATTTATAGATGAAGCTCACACGCTTGTTGGGGGAGGCAATCAAGCTGGAGGCAGCGATGCTGCCAACCTACTTAAACCCGCTCTAGCACGTGGTGAAGTAAAAACAATTGCTGCCACCACATGGTCTGAATACAAAAAATATTTCGAAAAGGATCCAGCTCTGGCGCGCCGTTTCCAACTGGTAAAACTTGATGAGCCGTCGGCTACTCAAGCAGCATTGATCATCCGAGGCTTAAGACCAGCCTATGAAAAGTCACATAACGTATACGTACGTGACGACGCAATCACTGCCGCAGCAAACTTAGCTGATCGTTACATCACTGGACGCCAACTGCCAGATAAAGCAATCGACGTGTTAGATACGGCTTGTGCTCGCGTCAATATTAGCCTTAATGCAACACCGGCACCTGTTGAAACATTACATCAAGAAATTGCCGCTGCGAATCGCGAGCTCGAAGCTCTAGAACGTGACCAACTTCAGCAAACGGGTGACAAACACAGTGCCGCTTTAATTCCTGAGCTAAAAGAGAAGATTGAAAAGGCCACAGAAGAACAAGCTACCCTTCAGGTTCAATGGAAAAAAGAACAATCTCTTATTCAAGAGATCATAGAACTGCGTAGTCATCTTTATAGCCTTACTACTCCTTCGACTGAAGAAGACAGTGCTCCTAAAGCTGACAATACGGTTCAAGACGATGAAGCACTAACAAGTGACAAACCAAATTGTCATGAATATTCAGAAGAGCAGACTCGCGAAGCTATTCAATCTTGTAACGAACGTTTAGATAACGTGCGTGGTACCAATCCACTCGTTCACTACGAAGTGGGTCCCGACGAAATTAGTCATGTAATTTCTGATTGGACAGGCATCCCTATGGGTAAGATGCTTCAAGATGAGTCGCAAGCGACCTTAAACTTGAAGCAAAACCTAATTCAAAACATTAAAGGCCAAGAATTTGCCATTGATGCGCTTGCTGAAGGTATTCAAACCGCAAAAGCGGGATTAGGTAACCCAGATGCACCAACGGGCGTTTTCTTATTAGTTGGCCCAAGTGGTGTAGGTAAAACAGAAACCGCTCGCGCTATCGCCGACCAAATGTTTGGCGGTGAGCGCTTCATGACCACCATCAACATGTCTGAGTTCCAAGAGAAACACACTGTGTCTCGCCTTATTGGTTCACCTCCTGGCTATGTAGGTTTTGGCGAAGGCGGTATGCTAACCGAAGCAGTACGTCAGCGCCCTTACTCTGTTGTTCTTTTAGATGAAGTTGAAAAAGCAGATCCAGAAGTACTCAACCTGTTCTACCAAGTGTTCGACAAAGGCACACTGAACGATGGCGAAGGTCGTACCATCGACTTCAAAAATACGCTCATCATCATGACGAGTAACCTCGCGACACATGAGATTGAGTCTTTGGTTCACCAAGCGAAAGACATTGATGCCAATATCGTCGCTGAAGCCATTCGCCCAACGTTGAATCAACACTTTAAGCCAGCCTTGTTGGCTCGTATGTCCGTGTTGCCATTCCTTCCACTTTCAGACACAGCAATGACTGATATCATCCATCATAAACTGAAGAAAGTGTCTGAGCGCCTGCAAAGCCACCACAAACTGGCACTTTGCTATGGTGATAACTTAGTGGAATTCGTATTAGGCAACTGCCGCCTTGCAGAGACGGGAGCTCGAAATATTGATGCCGTTATTAACCGTCAACTATTGCCGCAGCTTTCGACTCAACTACTGGTGAATGACAAGGATGATTCACATACTCAAATTGAAGTTTCTGTGGACGAGCAAGGAACTCTAACCTATGCGTTCAGCTAA